The following proteins come from a genomic window of Achromobacter deleyi:
- a CDS encoding helix-turn-helix transcriptional regulator translates to MFHSRAGRATAAADFHRVDAAFDLANGRGLRAGVFRRGRTEWREEALYPGLKVILLDGRVSSRVEDRPPLALRGPVLCLAWTPGQASGADAFEAGVDQQFTLATLPAAQLRDELGIDPDFLRGLDPAAGADGPVVWHGAAGREARRIAAQVRVCRYEGAARALYLAAKSLELAAVALAQAGQALPAGRAASPVAAARELDAAHEAHRRLAADLREAPSTAALARELGLNARQLDLAFKRAFGVSMARHLQETRLTRGRELILNGGLSVSEAAWHVGYAPAHFSVAFRRRFGAAPSSLR, encoded by the coding sequence ATGTTCCATTCCCGCGCCGGCCGTGCCACGGCCGCCGCCGATTTCCATCGCGTCGACGCGGCCTTCGACCTCGCCAACGGCCGCGGCCTGCGCGCCGGCGTGTTCCGCCGCGGCCGCACCGAATGGCGCGAAGAAGCGCTGTACCCCGGCCTCAAGGTCATCCTGCTCGACGGGCGCGTCAGCAGCCGGGTCGAGGACCGCCCGCCGCTGGCGCTGCGCGGCCCGGTGCTGTGCCTGGCCTGGACGCCGGGGCAGGCCAGCGGCGCGGACGCGTTCGAGGCCGGCGTCGACCAGCAGTTCACGCTGGCCACGCTGCCGGCGGCGCAACTGCGCGACGAGCTGGGCATCGATCCCGATTTCCTGCGCGGCCTGGACCCCGCCGCGGGCGCCGACGGCCCGGTCGTCTGGCATGGCGCGGCGGGCCGCGAGGCGCGGCGCATCGCCGCCCAGGTGCGGGTCTGCCGCTACGAGGGCGCGGCGCGCGCGCTGTATCTGGCGGCCAAGAGCCTGGAGCTGGCGGCGGTGGCCCTGGCCCAGGCCGGGCAGGCGTTGCCGGCCGGCCGCGCGGCGTCGCCGGTGGCCGCGGCCCGCGAACTGGACGCGGCGCACGAGGCGCATCGCCGCCTTGCCGCCGACCTGCGCGAGGCGCCGTCGACGGCGGCGCTGGCGCGCGAACTCGGGCTCAACGCGCGTCAGCTGGACCTGGCGTTCAAGCGCGCCTTCGGCGTCAGCATGGCGCGCCATCTGCAGGAAACGCGCCTGACGCGCGGCCGCGAGCTGATCCTGAACGGCGGCCTGAGCGTGTCTGAGGCGGCCTGGCACGTGGGCTACGCGCCCGCGCATTTCTCGGTGGCCTTCCGGCGCCGTTTCGGCGCCGCGCCCAGCAGCCTGCGCTGA
- a CDS encoding NAD(P)/FAD-dependent oxidoreductase: MQQMHDAVIVGGGPAGASCALWLARLGLAPLLVEASGRLGGLSVDNPFADDWIAVLPGMTGQQVAANIDTSVRAAGVPLRLDTRVTAVRPCKGGIEATLADANGDVSQARGRTLVIASGVRAKGFPEHPPGSQWPGVLIGPGSPIVAQDYSGLSVAVLGGGDNAFENYVYVRNRGARAVHLYARSVRAQQQWVLRAGKEGVRIGPYQVDPATRSVDGQRYDLILVFYGWEPQAAFADGLQLARDERGYIRTDFATAETSVPDIYAIGEVAHRMHPCVVTSMADGVVAAKAIQRRWERAGE; the protein is encoded by the coding sequence ATGCAACAGATGCACGATGCGGTCATTGTAGGCGGCGGCCCGGCCGGCGCCTCCTGCGCCCTCTGGCTGGCCCGGTTGGGCCTGGCGCCGCTGCTGGTCGAGGCCAGCGGCCGCCTGGGCGGCCTGAGCGTGGACAACCCGTTCGCCGATGACTGGATCGCGGTGCTGCCCGGCATGACCGGCCAGCAGGTGGCCGCCAATATCGATACCAGCGTGCGCGCCGCCGGCGTGCCGCTGCGCCTGGACACCCGGGTGACCGCGGTGCGCCCGTGCAAGGGCGGCATCGAGGCGACCCTGGCCGACGCCAATGGGGACGTATCGCAGGCGCGCGGCCGCACCCTGGTGATCGCCTCGGGCGTGCGCGCCAAGGGCTTTCCGGAACATCCGCCAGGCTCGCAATGGCCGGGGGTGCTGATCGGGCCGGGTTCGCCGATCGTGGCGCAGGATTACTCCGGCCTGTCGGTGGCCGTGCTGGGCGGGGGCGACAACGCCTTCGAGAACTACGTCTATGTGCGCAACCGTGGCGCCCGCGCCGTGCATCTGTACGCCCGCAGCGTGCGGGCCCAGCAGCAATGGGTGCTGCGCGCCGGCAAGGAAGGCGTGCGCATCGGCCCCTACCAGGTCGACCCGGCCACGCGCAGCGTCGACGGCCAGCGCTACGACCTGATCCTGGTGTTCTACGGCTGGGAGCCGCAGGCGGCGTTTGCCGACGGCCTGCAGCTGGCGCGCGACGAGCGTGGCTACATCCGCACCGATTTCGCCACCGCCGAGACCAGCGTGCCGGACATCTACGCCATCGGCGAGGTGGCCCACCGCATGCATCCCTGCGTAGTCACGTCGATGGCGGACGGCGTGGTGGCCGCCAAGGCGATCCAGCGGCGCTGGGAACGCGCCGGGGAATAA
- the folB gene encoding dihydroneopterin aldolase yields MPTRRIILSGLALDARIGILEHERRATQPLHVDAEFDVDIQRSVDDHDIHSVLDYRRLREAIVEECTQAHVNLIETLVEQVAARLLADFHEIRSLRLRISKPMAFSDCAAVGVEIQISR; encoded by the coding sequence ATGCCCACACGCCGCATCATCCTTTCCGGACTCGCGCTCGACGCCCGCATCGGCATCCTCGAACACGAACGCCGCGCCACCCAGCCGCTGCACGTCGATGCCGAGTTCGATGTCGACATCCAGCGCTCGGTCGACGACCACGATATCCACAGCGTGCTGGACTATCGCCGCCTGCGCGAGGCCATCGTCGAGGAATGCACCCAGGCGCACGTGAACCTGATCGAAACCCTGGTGGAACAAGTCGCCGCGCGCCTGTTGGCCGACTTCCATGAAATCCGCTCGCTGCGCCTGCGCATCAGCAAGCCCATGGCCTTTTCCGACTGTGCGGCGGTGGGCGTGGAAATCCAGATCTCGCGTTGA
- the ttcA gene encoding tRNA 2-thiocytidine(32) synthetase TtcA, translating to MKAPTPHAQSALAAPQGGVFPVGRPDEKKARHEGNKLTKRLARETTRALSDYNMIEAGDRVMVCLSGGKDSYAMLDILLQLQKRAPFPFELVAVNLDQKQPGFPADILPRYLTELGVPFHIETQDTYSIVTRVLEEGKTMCSLCSRLRRGILYRVASELGATKIALGHHRDDILGTFFLNLFYGGKAKGMPPKLVSDDGRHTVIRPLAYVPETDLIAYAELKQFPIIPCNLCGSQENLKRKEVGRMIKEWDKQHPGRSWNVFNALSRVVPSHLMDRDLFDFVGLKPTGVPDANGDTAFDAVDPSDEADEACGDTPATPNAAGIVEKKVTFTRG from the coding sequence ATCAAGGCCCCCACGCCGCACGCGCAAAGCGCGCTTGCTGCCCCCCAAGGGGGCGTTTTTCCCGTGGGGCGGCCCGACGAGAAAAAAGCCCGCCACGAAGGCAACAAGCTCACCAAGCGCCTGGCGCGCGAGACCACCCGCGCCCTGTCCGACTACAACATGATCGAGGCGGGCGACCGCGTGATGGTGTGCCTGTCGGGCGGCAAGGACTCCTACGCCATGCTGGACATCCTGCTCCAGCTGCAGAAGCGCGCGCCGTTCCCGTTCGAGCTGGTCGCGGTCAACCTCGACCAGAAGCAGCCCGGCTTTCCCGCCGACATCCTGCCGCGCTACCTGACCGAGCTGGGCGTGCCGTTCCACATCGAGACGCAGGACACCTACTCGATCGTCACGCGCGTGCTCGAAGAGGGCAAGACGATGTGCTCGCTCTGTTCGCGCCTGCGCCGCGGCATCCTGTACCGCGTAGCCTCGGAACTGGGCGCCACCAAGATCGCGCTGGGCCATCACCGCGACGACATCCTGGGCACGTTCTTCCTGAACCTGTTCTACGGCGGCAAGGCCAAGGGCATGCCGCCCAAGCTGGTGTCCGACGACGGCCGCCACACGGTCATCCGCCCGCTCGCCTACGTGCCGGAAACCGACCTGATCGCCTACGCCGAACTCAAGCAGTTCCCGATCATTCCCTGCAACCTGTGCGGCTCCCAGGAAAACCTGAAGCGCAAGGAAGTCGGCCGCATGATCAAGGAATGGGACAAGCAGCATCCGGGCCGCTCGTGGAACGTCTTCAACGCGCTGTCGCGCGTGGTGCCGTCGCACCTGATGGACCGCGACCTGTTCGACTTCGTCGGCCTCAAGCCGACCGGCGTGCCCGACGCCAACGGCGACACGGCGTTCGACGCGGTCGATCCGTCGGACGAAGCGGACGAGGCCTGTGGCGATACGCCCGCCACGCCCAACGCGGCCGGCATCGTCGAAAAGAAAGTGACCTTCACGCGCGGCTGA
- a CDS encoding D-2-hydroxyacid dehydrogenase family protein produces MKIAILDDYHDVAKRYADWGSLGGDAEVRIFNNFIPDDQVLATLEPFDVIVAMRERTPFPADRIRALPNLRLLVTTGMRNNAIDMPACAAQGIVVSGAPGSADANTATAELAWAHILGLFKHLPAEDAAMRRGMWQTAMPEPLAGKRLGVLGLGKLGSAVAKVGQAFGMDVVAWSPNLTDERAAEAGVTRLDKHELFATSDVISLHLILSDRSRHIVDAAALAAMKPTAYLVNTSRAGLVDQAALMDALVKFRIAGAGLDVYPEEPLSPTDNVRDLDNVILTPHLGYVSRENFEAFYRNALEAVKAWRGGQPVRVLNA; encoded by the coding sequence TTGAAAATCGCAATACTCGACGATTACCACGACGTCGCCAAGCGCTACGCGGATTGGGGATCCCTGGGCGGCGACGCCGAAGTGCGGATCTTCAACAACTTCATTCCCGATGACCAGGTCCTGGCCACGCTCGAGCCCTTCGACGTGATCGTGGCCATGCGCGAGCGCACGCCGTTCCCCGCCGACCGCATCCGCGCGCTGCCGAACCTGCGCCTGCTGGTCACCACCGGCATGCGCAACAACGCCATCGACATGCCGGCCTGCGCCGCGCAGGGCATCGTGGTCAGCGGCGCGCCCGGCAGCGCCGACGCCAACACCGCCACCGCCGAACTGGCCTGGGCCCACATCCTGGGCCTGTTCAAGCACCTGCCCGCCGAAGACGCGGCCATGCGCCGCGGCATGTGGCAGACCGCCATGCCCGAGCCGCTGGCCGGCAAGCGGCTGGGCGTGCTGGGGCTGGGCAAGCTGGGCAGCGCGGTGGCCAAGGTCGGTCAGGCGTTCGGCATGGACGTGGTGGCCTGGAGCCCCAACCTGACCGACGAGCGCGCCGCCGAGGCGGGCGTCACGCGGCTCGACAAGCACGAGCTGTTCGCCACGTCCGACGTCATCAGCCTGCACCTGATCCTGTCCGATCGCAGCCGCCACATCGTCGACGCCGCGGCGCTGGCCGCGATGAAGCCGACGGCCTACCTGGTGAACACCTCGCGCGCCGGCCTGGTGGACCAGGCGGCGCTGATGGACGCGCTGGTGAAGTTCCGCATCGCCGGCGCCGGCCTGGACGTCTATCCGGAAGAGCCGCTGTCGCCCACCGACAATGTGCGCGACCTGGACAACGTGATCCTGACGCCGCACCTGGGCTACGTCAGCCGCGAGAACTTCGAGGCCTTCTACCGCAACGCGCTGGAGGCCGTGAAGGCCTGGCGCGGCGGCCAGCCGGTGCGGGTGCTGAACGCCTGA
- a CDS encoding DsbC family protein: MNFRFSATLAACFMAAGLGLSAGAQAQATGDKSVSTSTVGQAGKGSKSYSTTQVAPADPVADAVKDRFKQRFTGMDVTAVRRTPYGLFEVQLGMDLLYTDEKVTWVMEGPLIDAMTRRDVTREAQEKLGSIPFDQLPLDLAIKQVKGDGSRKVAIFEDPNCGYCKQLRKTLEDVNNLTVYTFLYPILSPDSNVKVRDVWCAKDPGQAWDDWMLRGQKPATANCSVPEDKLLALGKQLMVRGTPTLFFADGTRISGALPLDQLKARLN, from the coding sequence ATGAATTTCCGTTTTTCCGCCACGCTGGCCGCCTGCTTCATGGCCGCGGGCCTGGGCCTGTCGGCCGGCGCCCAGGCGCAGGCGACGGGCGACAAGTCCGTGTCCACCAGCACGGTCGGCCAGGCGGGCAAGGGCAGCAAGAGCTATTCCACCACCCAGGTGGCGCCGGCGGACCCCGTGGCGGACGCGGTCAAGGACCGTTTCAAGCAGCGCTTCACCGGCATGGACGTGACCGCCGTGCGCCGCACGCCCTATGGTCTGTTCGAAGTGCAGCTGGGCATGGACCTGCTGTACACCGACGAAAAGGTGACCTGGGTCATGGAAGGGCCGTTGATCGACGCCATGACGCGCCGCGACGTCACCCGCGAGGCGCAGGAAAAGCTCGGCTCCATCCCGTTCGACCAGTTGCCGCTGGACCTGGCCATCAAGCAGGTCAAGGGCGACGGCTCGCGCAAGGTCGCCATCTTCGAGGACCCCAACTGCGGCTACTGCAAGCAGTTGCGCAAGACGCTCGAAGACGTCAACAACCTGACCGTCTACACCTTCCTGTATCCGATCCTGTCGCCCGACTCCAACGTCAAGGTGCGCGACGTCTGGTGCGCGAAGGACCCGGGCCAGGCCTGGGACGACTGGATGCTGCGCGGCCAGAAGCCGGCCACCGCCAATTGCAGCGTGCCTGAAGACAAGCTGCTGGCGCTGGGCAAGCAACTGATGGTGCGCGGCACGCCCACCTTGTTCTTCGCCGACGGCACGCGCATCAGCGGCGCGCTGCCGCTGGACCAGCTCAAGGCCCGATTGAACTGA
- a CDS encoding UbiH/UbiF family hydroxylase gives MTHQIVVCGAGIVGLSSALALARRGQRVALLAPRVTVPPADPNHYHARVYAISPASQRFLAELGVWDAMPSARLTPVQAMEIHGDADGLVHLNAWQAALPQLAWIVESGEIERVLIQAVRMFGIPWLEDRCTGYQAGAVDTESGARIQAELFVGADGAASPLRTAAGLKHDAVSYNDTGLVVNLDAERAHQGTAFQWFRDDGVLALLPLPDTADGPQVSMVWSMRNEQARELLALPPEEQAARLESMLEHAAQGRLGRLKVRSKLHGFPLTLERAQMVAPGIALAGDAAHRLHPLAGQGLNLGLGDVEALARTVAGREPYRQAGDLRVLHRYQRARAEPVLALRLATDGLHKLFGSRATPLVWLRNAGMHWVERAPLVKRRLIAGASTN, from the coding sequence ATGACACACCAGATCGTGGTTTGCGGGGCCGGCATCGTCGGCCTGTCCTCGGCCCTGGCGCTGGCCCGCCGCGGCCAGCGCGTGGCCCTGCTGGCGCCGCGCGTGACCGTGCCGCCGGCCGATCCCAACCATTACCATGCGCGCGTCTACGCCATTTCGCCCGCCAGCCAGCGTTTCCTGGCCGAGCTGGGCGTATGGGACGCGATGCCCTCGGCCCGCCTGACGCCGGTGCAGGCCATGGAGATCCATGGCGACGCCGACGGCCTGGTGCACCTGAACGCCTGGCAGGCGGCCCTGCCGCAACTGGCCTGGATCGTCGAGTCCGGCGAGATCGAGCGGGTGCTGATCCAGGCGGTGCGCATGTTCGGCATCCCCTGGCTGGAAGACCGCTGCACCGGCTACCAGGCCGGCGCGGTGGACACCGAGAGCGGCGCCCGCATCCAGGCCGAATTGTTCGTCGGCGCCGATGGCGCGGCCTCGCCGCTGCGCACCGCCGCCGGCCTCAAGCACGACGCCGTCTCCTACAACGACACCGGGCTGGTGGTGAACCTGGACGCCGAGCGCGCCCACCAGGGCACCGCCTTCCAGTGGTTCCGCGACGACGGCGTGCTGGCGCTGCTGCCGCTGCCCGACACCGCCGATGGTCCGCAGGTGTCGATGGTCTGGTCCATGCGCAACGAGCAGGCCCGGGAATTGCTGGCCTTGCCGCCCGAGGAACAGGCCGCGCGCCTGGAATCGATGCTGGAACACGCGGCGCAGGGCCGCCTGGGCCGCCTGAAGGTGCGCAGCAAGCTGCACGGTTTCCCGCTGACGCTGGAACGCGCCCAGATGGTGGCGCCCGGCATCGCGCTGGCCGGCGACGCCGCGCACCGCCTGCATCCGCTGGCGGGGCAGGGCCTGAACCTGGGCCTGGGCGACGTCGAGGCGCTGGCCCGCACCGTGGCCGGACGCGAACCCTACCGCCAGGCCGGCGACCTGCGCGTGCTGCACCGCTACCAGCGCGCCCGCGCCGAGCCGGTGCTGGCGCTGCGGCTGGCCACCGACGGCCTGCACAAGCTGTTCGGCTCGCGCGCCACGCCGCTGGTCTGGCTGCGCAATGCCGGCATGCACTGGGTCGAGCGCGCGCCGCTGGTAAAGCGCCGCCTGATCGCCGGGGCATCGACCAATTAG
- a CDS encoding murein transglycosylase A, with translation MKRILSLSVLSVLLAACTTTSEIPPESGEPGATGARPAAVDGPLVVPSLSALPDTPPRALAGKYKPGTWAEMPGWTSDDLAQFWPLFLRNCKGLMRPTSGNLAAPARAAPRAWQPVCAAAADSARAPAANDPEGVRRFLQTYLQPWRLNAADGKPAANTVTGYYEPLVRGSRRQGGNYQWPLYAVPADLLTIDLGSVYPDLAGKRVRGKLDGKRVVPYDTRAAIESSGRRPPVVVWVDDPVDNFFLQVQGSGRVLLTDGPDSGKTIRVAYADHNGQPYVSIGRWLADRGELSADQASMQNIRAWAQRNPKRVPEMLNANPAVVFFREEPVIDPELGPKGAYGVNLAPKRAIAVDAGFVPLGTPVFLATTFPASDRPLQRLVFAQDTGTAIRGAARADFYWGYGDEAGQQAGRMKQRGQMWLLWPKQAGEPSAR, from the coding sequence ATGAAGCGCATTCTTAGCCTGTCCGTGCTGTCGGTTCTGCTGGCGGCATGTACCACCACCTCAGAGATTCCGCCCGAATCCGGCGAACCCGGCGCCACCGGCGCGCGCCCCGCGGCCGTCGACGGCCCGCTGGTGGTGCCGTCGCTGTCGGCCCTGCCCGACACGCCGCCGCGCGCCCTGGCCGGCAAGTACAAGCCCGGCACCTGGGCCGAGATGCCGGGCTGGACCAGCGATGACCTGGCCCAGTTCTGGCCCCTGTTCCTGCGCAACTGCAAGGGGCTGATGCGGCCGACCAGCGGCAACCTGGCCGCGCCCGCGCGCGCCGCGCCGCGCGCCTGGCAGCCGGTCTGTGCCGCCGCGGCGGACTCGGCCCGGGCGCCCGCCGCCAACGATCCCGAGGGCGTGCGCCGCTTCCTGCAGACCTACCTGCAGCCGTGGCGCCTGAATGCCGCCGACGGCAAGCCGGCCGCCAACACCGTCACCGGTTACTACGAGCCGCTGGTGCGCGGCTCGCGCCGCCAGGGCGGCAACTACCAATGGCCGCTGTACGCGGTGCCGGCCGACCTGCTGACCATCGACCTGGGCTCGGTCTACCCCGACCTGGCCGGCAAGCGCGTGCGCGGCAAGCTGGACGGCAAGCGCGTGGTGCCCTACGACACCCGCGCGGCCATCGAGTCCTCCGGCCGCCGCCCGCCGGTGGTGGTGTGGGTGGATGATCCGGTCGACAACTTCTTCCTGCAGGTGCAGGGCTCGGGCCGCGTGCTGCTGACCGACGGCCCCGACAGCGGCAAGACCATCCGCGTGGCCTACGCCGACCACAACGGCCAGCCCTACGTGTCCATCGGCCGCTGGCTGGCGGACCGGGGCGAGCTGTCGGCCGACCAGGCCTCGATGCAGAACATCCGCGCCTGGGCGCAGCGCAATCCCAAGCGCGTGCCCGAAATGCTCAATGCCAATCCGGCCGTGGTGTTCTTCCGCGAAGAGCCGGTGATCGACCCCGAACTCGGCCCCAAGGGCGCCTATGGCGTCAACCTGGCGCCGAAACGCGCCATCGCGGTGGACGCCGGCTTCGTGCCGCTGGGCACGCCGGTGTTCCTGGCCACCACCTTCCCGGCCTCCGACCGGCCATTGCAGCGCCTGGTGTTCGCGCAGGACACCGGCACCGCCATCCGCGGCGCGGCGCGCGCCGACTTCTACTGGGGCTACGGCGACGAGGCCGGCCAGCAGGCCGGACGCATGAAGCAGCGTGGCCAGATGTGGTTGCTGTGGCCGAAACAGGCCGGGGAGCCGAGCGCAAGATGA
- the apaG gene encoding Co2+/Mg2+ efflux protein ApaG: MKPYDLSVSVSPRFVPEQSDPGEQQFVFAYTVRITNTGEHPAQVISRHWIITDGNQRVQEVRGLGVVGQQPLLAPGETFEYTSGCPLPTPVGTMRGTYHCVGENGIPFEVPISEFVLVMPRTLH; this comes from the coding sequence GTGAAACCCTACGACCTGAGCGTCTCCGTCTCGCCGCGCTTCGTGCCAGAACAGTCCGATCCGGGTGAGCAGCAGTTCGTGTTCGCCTATACCGTCCGCATCACCAATACCGGTGAGCATCCGGCCCAGGTGATCAGCCGCCACTGGATTATCACCGATGGCAACCAGCGCGTGCAGGAAGTGCGCGGGCTGGGCGTCGTGGGCCAGCAGCCCCTGCTGGCGCCCGGCGAGACCTTCGAATACACCAGCGGCTGTCCCTTGCCCACGCCGGTCGGGACGATGCGCGGCACCTACCATTGCGTCGGCGAGAACGGCATTCCGTTCGAAGTGCCGATTTCCGAATTCGTCCTGGTCATGCCGCGCACCCTGCACTGA